Part of the Rhizobium lentis genome, CATACGACCAAGGCTCGTTCATCTTGCTCTCCATCAGGTCCTGACCAAGCGCGAGGGAGAGATGAAGCTCGGCGGCGTGCAAACCAGGACGACGTACCTCATCCGATCAGGCGGGCGAGGCGTCGCGCCGTCCTCGGCGCCGGTGAGATAACGGGGGGAACAACATGACGGAAGACAGCGCCCAGCCATTCTCCTTCCGATTCCACGGTTCGTCCTTCGACAACATGGTGGAAACCCTCGGCGGCGCCTTTGGCGCGTTTGACGCCGAGCCTGTCGGCCGCGCCAAGGACTTCCATTGGGGATTGGATTTTTCGGTGACGGATAGCGCAGTCCTGCTGACGGGCTATCATGAGGCAGAGTTCCAATTCAATATCGAGCCCACCCCCAGCACGGCGGAGTACTTGTCGCTCGTCGTCCCGCGCCGCGGCGGTATGGGCGTCACCTACGGGCCACGCAAAGCCGAGGCCGGGCAAGGAAAGCTGCTTCTCTACAACAATTTCGAACCCGACAGCGTTCTCATGCATGGGGAAGGGAATGTCATCGACGAGCTGCTGATCAACTGGCCCGTCATCCTCCAGACGATCGGCCAGACATTCGAGATGCCGTTCAGCGGCTCACTCGACCTGCTGCCCGAACTGGACCTGTCGACGCCGGTCGGCCGGACGATCGGCAACCTCACGGAAACGATCATCATTGGCATGCGTGACGACGGCCCGCTGCTGCAGTCGCCGATCGCCATGGCGCACATGACGCAGGCGCTTGCCGATCTGATCGTGCGGATGGTGCCGCACCGGCTGTCTCATTTCCTGGAAAGGGGGCCGGCTCTGATTGCTCCCAAGCATGTGCGAAGGGCCATCGAATTCATGCAGGCAAATATCGACCAGCCGATCACCATGCTGAAGGTGGCAGAAGCGGCCGGCGTCTCAAGCAGAGCGCTCGAAACCGGTTTCCGGGCCTTCAAGGGTACGTCACCCGCCGCCTACCTGCTGACACTTCGTCTGCGCGCCACACGCCAGGATCTCCTCGATCCCGAGAGCAAGGAGACGATGAAGGCCATCTGCCTGAAATGGGGCTTCTTTCATTTCGGCCGATTTTCCTCCGTCTACAAGGCGACGTACGGAGAATATCCCTCCGACACGAGAAAGCGCGTGAGCCGCCGGTAACCTGCATCGGACGCGTGTCGCGACGTACCAGCCTCGCTATCTGCGCCTTTTGTGTTTTAGAGCGCGGCCAGCCTGTAGTGCACCCGCATTGTCCTCGGATCCCGCTCGACGATTTGAAGTGCATCACGCTCCGCCAGGGCACTGAGTTCCCGCAACACAAGGGCATGTGCGATCCCGAGCTTATGCGCAAAGGAGCGGCTGTCGCATGCAATCCCGAGCTCGGCGGCGACGAGCAGTCCGGCCTGTATCGAGCTCAGTCTCATATCTCTCTCTTGCGCCGCGGCAACAAGAGCAAGAAACCGGTCGGCGCTGGACGCCTCTTCCTTCACGCGGCGTCTCGCTTGCGGAAGGAAACCATGATCGATTTCGAGGTCGGCGTATCGCTTTCCTCGCCGGCACTGCCAAGCGGCACGAGCACGTTCAGTTCCGGATAATAACCGGCAATGCTGCCGCGCGGAATGTCATAGGGCACGAAGCGGAAATCCCGCGCGATGCGCTCGATGCCCTCATCGTGCCCGCCGATCACGTCGACACGGTCACCGGGCTTGGCAGTCATCGCCTCCAGGTCTGCCGGATGAATGAAGATGACCTGCCGCTCTCCGTAGACACCGCGGTATCGATCATTGAGACCGTAGACCGTCGTATTGTATTGGTCGTGCGACCGGAACGTCTGCAGGGCGAAACGCCCCGCGCCTTTTCGCGCACGCTGGTGCACCGTCTCCTCTGGAAGCGGCTGGCAGGAGAATGATGCCTTGCCCGCCGGCGTCTGCCACTCCCGATGGGCGGCCGAATTGCGCAGATGAAAACCGCGCGGCTTGCGCAGGCGCGCATTGTAGTTTTCAAAGCCAGGAATGGTCGCCTCGATATGATCGCGGATGCGGTCGTAGTCATCGGCAAGCTCCGCCCAGTCGACCACTGAGGTGCCGACCGTCGCCTGCGCAATGCCGGCAATGATGGCGACCTCCGAGAGGAGGTGCGGTGAGGCCGGACGATTGATGCCGGCGGAACCGTGCACCATGCTCATCGAATCCTCGACGCTCACGAGCTGGGAGTTGCCGGCAGCGTTCAGATCCATCTCGGTACGCCCGAGGCAGGGGAGGATAAAGGCCGCCTCGCCGGGGATCAGATGCGAATGGTTCGGCTTGGTCGCGATGTGCACCGTCAGCTTCAGCCCCCGCAGCGCTTTCTCGACAAGTGCGCTGTCGGGGGTGGCGCGGGCGAAATTGCCGCCAAGCCCGATGAAGGCCTCGGCCGAGCCGTCGAGCATCGCGCCGATCGCGGCAACGACATTGTGGCCATGTTCGCGAGGAACGGCGAAGCCGAAATGCTTCTCCAGCGCATCGAGGAAATCGTCCGATGGCTTTTCGTTGATGCCGACGGTGCGGTCGCCCTGCACGTTGGAATGCCCTCGAACCGGGCAAAGGCCGGCGCCAGGCCGGCCGATATTGCCGCGCAGGAACATGAAATTGGCGATCTCGCGGATCGTCGCGACGGAATGCAGATGCTGGGTCACGCCCATCGCCCAGGTGCAGATGACCCGCTCGGCATTGATGTAGACATCGGCCGCCCGTTTGATTTCCTGCCGCCTCAGTCCCGATTGGTCCTCTATATCAGCCCAGCTCGTCGCCTCGACCGCTGCCCGATATTCCGCAAAACCCGCGCAATGTTCGGTGAGGAATGCATGATCGAGAACGGAGGGCAGACCGGCGGCGACCGCTTCGTTTTCCGCGGCCAGCACGGCCTTCGCCATACCTCGCACCGCGGCCATATCGCCGCCGAGTTGCGGCTGGAGATAAAGGCTGGCGATGTCGGTCGAACCACCGCGCAGCATCTCGAGCTTGTCCTGCGGATCGGAGAAGCGCTCCAGGCCGCGTTCGCGGATCGGATTGAAGACGACGATGCGCGCGCCGCGAAGCGCCGCCCGGCGCAGGTCGCCGAGCATTCGCGGATGGTTGGTGCCCGGGTTCTGCCCGATCACGAAGATCGCGTCGGCCTCTTCGAAGTCCTCCAGAAGCACGGTGCCCTTGCCCACGCCGACCGCCTGGCGCATGGCGATGCCGCTTGCCTCGTGGCACATGTTGGAGCAGTCGGGAAAATTGTTGGTGCCGTAGACGCGCACGAACAGCTGGTAGAGAAAGGCTGCCTCGTTGCTCGCCCGGCCGGACGTGTAGAATTCCGCCCGGTTGGGATTATCGAGCGCCTTGAGAATGGCTCCGATTTCGGCGAAGGCATCCTCCCATGCAACTGGAAGATACCGGTCGCTCGCCGCATCGTAACGCATCGGATGCGTCAGGCGGCCGTTGAGTTCCAGTTCATAATCCGTCAACTGGCGAAGCTGCGATACCGTATTGTCAGCAAAGAAAGCAGGCGTTGCCCGCTTCTCCGTCGCTTCCCAGGCGACGGCCTTTACACCGTTTTCGCAGAATTCGAACGACGATCCATGTTCCGGATCGCCCCAGGCGCAGCCCGGGCAATCAAACCCATCCGGCTGGTTTGCCTTCAGCATCGTCCGCGCGCCGGAGATCGGCATACCGCTTTGGAGCAATTGCTTGCCGCAGCTTTTCAAAGCGCCCCAGCCGCCGGCGGCGGCCGATTTCTTCCCGATGAATTTCGTGTCCATGCGCCCTGTATTGTCGAATTGCGATAAACATCAAGGGCATAGGAGCGATGGCTCGATAGAAAAATCCTATCGAGCCAATGTGAAGGTTACCGGGATGCGGCCTAACCCGCTTCCTTCAGCGCATGCCCGTTCTCGCGGGAATGTGCCAGGATGCGGTTGCGGCCTTGGGTTTTGGCCTCATAGAGGGCCGCGTCGGCCTCGACCAGCAGACGGTTCGGGCTGGTCCGCAGGGTCGCCCCTGTCGCGCAGGATATGCCGATACTGGCCGTGACCCGCCCGAATTCGCTGCCGGAATGAATGATATTCTCCTCAGCCAGGCGACGCGCGAACTGCTCGGCGACGATCATCGCCCCCTTGGCGCTGGTGTCGGGAAGGAACACGGCGAATTCCTCTCCGCCGTAGCGTGCCACGATGTCCGCCGGCCGGCTGACGGACTGGCGCAGGCACTTGCTGACGACGCGCAGGCATTGGTCGCCGGCGGGATGGCCATAGGTGTCGTTATAGGCTTTGAAGCGGTCGATATCGACCATCAACAGGCTGAACGGCGTGTTTTTCCTGGCGCCGCCGGCGGTCTCACGAGCGAAGGCTTCGTCGAAAGCACGGCGATTGACCATGCCGGTAAGCCCGTCGGTCTCGGCTAGGTTCTTCAATTGCTCGGCCGACAGCCTGAGCGCGATTTCTGCCTGCTTCGTCGCCGTGATATCCGAGACGACGGCCATCGCCGTGCCGTCCCCGGCAATCCTTGTGCGGATGCTGCGCCAATCACCGTTGTAAAGCTGAACCTCCTCATCCTTATTGCTGTGCAGCAAAGCGGTGGCTGTCTTGATCCACTCTTCCGGATCACCCTCTGCGATAGCCGGCCGCTCGCCGGTTTCGACGACGCGGCGCAGGATGTCGCTGATATGCGCGCCGACCACGCGGGCGTCTCCGGAGAGCGGAAAAGCGGTGCGGTACTGATCGTTGCAAAAGACAAGAAACCCTTTGCGGTCGTACATGGCGATGCCGTCGGACATATTCGCCATCGCATGCGACAGCAGGTTCTTGCTTTCGCGCAGCTCCCGCTCCAGCGCTGTACGCTCGGTCACGTCACGCGTTACGCCTGCAAGACCGATGATCCGTCCCTGCTTATCCCTGAGCGGCACCTTGGAAGCGAGCAGGAAACGGCCTTCGATCCGCTCAATTGAGTCGATCAGCGGCGTCCCTGTCTCCATCACCTGCTGTTCGAGATGATACAGCTCTTCAGCGAGCGGCGGCGACATCAGATTAAAATCCGACAATCCGGTCATCTCCGCCGTCGTCCTGAAACGAAACAGGCGCGTCATGTTTTCATTGACGGTGATGAACCGGCTGTTTCGGTCCTTCACATAGAGATAGTCGGGCGATTGCGAAAATGCCGTCACCAAAATGCTGCGTTCGAGCTCCCATTGCTGCGTCTTGAGCAGGACAAAGCCACCCAGCACGGTCGCCAGACAATTGAAAGCCGTCAGGGGAAAGCCCACTCCGGCCAGCACATGGGCAGTCACGAGCGTGGGAAGCAAGGCCATTGTAGCAACCAGTACACCGCCAAGGGCCAGGCTGAGCAGAACAACCTCCGTAAAACCGGGGGATCTCTTGCGAGTCCAGAAATGGCCGGCCACGCCGATGCCGGTCGCCAATGCAATTGTGACGATCCCGTCGACCATCGCCGCGCCGCCGACGGCAAAGCGGAAGGCGATCGCCAGCGATGCAGCAAACGCCGCTGCAATCGGCCCCCCGAACATGCCGGCCAAGGCAAGTGGAGAGAATCGCAGGTCGATATAGATCCCGGGATGGAATTCGATGGCGAGCAATATCGATCCGATCGACGCGCCGCCGGCTATCATCCCGAAGGCGATCTTCTCCTGCGTGAAGGAACGGCGCTGAAACTGGATCGAAAACAGGGCCCAGAGCGACATCGCCAGAGACACGAAGGATAGGTTGCCACCGAATTGCGTCCAGATGCCATTCACCGCGTTGGATCCACCTTCACGACCATGTAATTCTCCTATCATACGACAATACTGGTTTGGGCTTCGTTAAATTGGAGGGCCGGATGTGTCATTCACTGGAGCCGATGCGCCAGGATATGACGGTTCTGCACCTCGAGGACGGTGTCAGCACGCAAGTCCCTTGTCGGGGCCATAGCGGACCGAGGTTCCAATCTCGGGTTCGATTCCACTTCAGAAGCGGATTGGATAGAATGCAGCGTCGAGCACGAGTGGCAAGCCAACATGGATGCAGACACCTGACATGAAGACGCGACACTGGGATCGCAGGGGAGATGGCGGGCTTACCTTTACCGAACTGGGATTCGGCACCGCGCCGCTGGGCAATCTCTATCGAGCGATAACCGATGAGGAGGCGGCAATGGTGTTGGATGCCGCTTGGCGGTGCGGCATCCGTTACTTCGACACCGCACCGCTCTATGGACTTGGACTCGCCGAAAGGCGGGTCGGCCGCTTCCTTGCAGCGAAACAACGGGACGACTTCGTAGTGTCGACAAAAGTCGGCCGGATCCTGCAGGTCTGCCGACCCGAAGAACGGACCGGCATCGGCAAATTCTTCGATACTCCCAGTCGCCGAGAGGTTTTCGACTACAGCTACGATGGAGTCATGCGGTCTTTCGAAGCGTCTTTCGAGCGTACCGGACTCGACAGCTTCGATATTCTGTTCGTGCACGATCTCGATGTCTTCAATCACGGCACCCAGGCGGCCTGCGACCATTACGTCGAGCAATTCATGAACGGTGGGTATCAGGCAATGACCGCGCTGCGCGACCAGGGAGTCGTGAAGGCCATCGGTGGCGGAATAAACGAGTGGGAGATGTGTCAGACGCTTGCCGAGCGTGGCGACTTCGATCTGTTTCTGCTTGCCGGGCGCTATACTCTGCTGGAGCAGGAAGCGTTGGAATCCTTTCTTCCGATGTGCGTGGCCCGCAATATCGGCATCGTGCTCGGCGGGCCATATAATTCCGGCATCCTGGCAACAGGCCCGATTGCCGGCGCGCAATATAATTACTCTGACGCCCCGTCACACATCCTCGACAAAGTCCGGCGCATCGAGCAAGTCTGCCTGAAATACAATGTCGCTCTCCCAGATGCGGCTCTCAACTTTCCGTTCTTCCATCCGGCTATCGTTTCCGTCATCCCAGGTGGTCAGTCGATCGATCAGGTGGCGTCAAACGATCGCGCGCGGAAACGACACATCCCCTTCGAACTGTGGGAGGACCTGAAATCGCTTGGCTTGATGCGAGGTGATGCGCCGGTCGGTGAATAATCGGATTTTTGAGGCCGTCCCGCAATCGCGAAGCCAGGCGCGGCATCTTCTCGAACAGGCTGTTGTCGGACTTCCGGACGAGTTCCGCGCCGTCTTCGTGCTGCGCGATGTCGAAGGCATGAGCACAAAGGAGGCCGCATCTTATCTCGGCATCAAAGCCGAGACCGCCAAGACACGGCTGCACCGGGCGCGGAAGATGATGCGCCAGTCGATCGAGAAACAGCTCTCCGGCGCATTGTCCGCCCTGTTTCCCTTCGATGGCGCCCGTTGCGCCTCCATGGGCGACCGCATCGTCGCAGCCCTTCGCCGGACACCGTGATCACACCGGCTTATTCCACGCCTCACCGCGAGGCAGGCAGGCCGTATATCTTCTCGATATCGTCAAGCATCAGGTTTGCCGCGATAATGCCGCCGGCGGTATTCCAGACGGCGTCGCTGACGGCCTCGACCTTGCCTGCCTTGACGACGGCGAGGTTCTTCCAGAGCGGATCGGAGGTCCAATCGGCGGCGGCAGCAGCCGTCTCGCCGTCGCCGGTGTCGTAGACCAGGTAGAACAGCCGGTCGCCATCGAATTCGGGCGTGCGCTCCTTCGTCACCTCGTCGGCAAATTCCATCCGGTCCTGATTTGCCGGCCTGCTAAAACCGACTTGGCTCAGTATGTTGCCGGCAAAGGTATCCTTCAGCAGGATCCGGGTGCGCCCGGGCATGAAGCGCACCAGCGAAATCTTCTCCGCTTTCTTGTCGCCCAGCGCCTTGCTGATCGCCGCGACGCGGTCGTCATAGGCCTTGAAGGCGGCATCGGCCTCCGGCAGCTTGCCGACGGCCGTGGCGTAGAGCTTCATATTGCCCTTCCAATCGCTTCTGATCCGCTCGGAAAGGACCGTCGGCGCGATGGCCGACAGCTGGGAATAGATCTTCTCCTGCCGGAACTTGGTGCCGAGAATGAGATCGGGCTCGAGCGAGGCGATCAGTTCGAGGTTGACGGCCGACTCGTCGCCGACGACCGTCACGCCGTCCATCTGCCTTGCGATATGATCGTACCAGGGCTTGCCCAGCCAGGACCGCACGGCGCCGACAGGCGTGATGCCGATCGAAAGCAGCGCTTCGGTCCCTTCATTGGTCAGGACGACGATCCTCTTCGGCGCATCCGGCACTTCGGTCACGCCCATGGCGTGGGTGACTTCGCGCGCGCTTGCGGCACCGACGGCGATGAAGGACAGGAGGACCGCGAACACCGCGAGCAGGATGGATTTCGTACGCACAGACGCCTCGAACTTGACAATCGAATGATTTTCCGACCAATCGGTCGGGCCATAAAGATGAGATGCATTATCCACTTAAAGTCAAGCTGAAACCGTGCGCCCGATTGCCATCTCCCCCTCTTCCCGTCCCGTGATATCGCTGACGATCGCCTTGTGGGCGATGCTGGCGGTTGTCGTCGTCGCGAGCGTGGCGCTGGGCTACCGGCAATATTCGCCGGCAGCGATGTGGCACGCGATCTTTTCCTTCGACGGCTCGGAAAGTGCCGTCGTCATCACCACGCTGCGCATCCCCCGCGCCCTTCTCGCGCCGTTGGTGGGCGCTGCTCTCGGTGTCGCCGGCGTCTTGACCCAGACGCTGGCGCGCAACCGCATCGCTTCCCCCGATACGCTCGGCATCAATGGCGGCGCGGCACTCGCAGTGGTCGCTTCGAGCGTCTGGTTCGGGGTCGGTTCGATCGCCGGAATGTCCGTGGCGGCCATTTCAGGCGCGCTTGCGACCAGCCTGCTCGTCTTCGGCATTGCCGCCAGTTCCGGCGGCTTCTCGCCCATCCGGATCGTGCTGGTCGGCGTCACCGTCGGCGGCCTCGGCTATTCGATCGTCCAGATCATCCTGACCACCAATGAGGCCCAGCTCAAGGAACTGCTCTTCTGGCTGACGGGCTCCTTCGCCGACCGCCCGATCGCATTTGCCCTCGGCGGCGCTCCGGTGGTGCTGGTGGGCCTTGCGGTCGCGTGGATGCTCGCGCAGCCGCTCGATGCGCTGCAGGCCGACGATACGACGGCGGCAAACCTCGGCGTGCCGCTCGCGGTGATCCGCTGGGCCGGATTCGTCACCATCTCGCTGCTAACCGGCGCCAGCGTCTGCATGGCGGGTCCGGTCGGTTTCGTCGGTTTCGTCGTGCCGCATGTGGCCAGGCGCTTCGTGGGCTTGAGCCATCGCCGGCTCATCGTCACCTCGGCGCTGATCGGCGCGATCTACGCCACCGCAGCCGACATTCTCGCGCGGTTCATCATCTACCCCGCCGAAGCGCCTGTCGGCGCGATCACCTCGACCATCGGCGGCGTGGTTCTGCTCGTCCTGCTGAAGCGGAGAGCGGCATGACGTCTTCCGCAGGTTCGTCCGCCGTCTCCAGAGCGCCGCTGACGCTGGCGGGAATCATCCTCCTCTTCATGGCTCTCGCCTTGACGGGGATCGCATTCGGCTCCACCTGGATCCCGCTCGCCCAGGTGTGGGATGTGCTTCTCGGCGCTGATATACGCGGCAAGACGGTCATCATCCTGCAGTTCCGCCTACCCCGCGTCGTGATCGCGGCTCTCGCGGGAGGCGGCTTTGCGGTCGCCGGATATCTTCTGCAGCGCGTGACCCGCAATGATCTCGCTTCACCAGGCATACTCGGCGTCGTCGATGGTGCCGCGCTCGCGGTCGTCTGTTTCCTCGCCGCACTCTCCAACGAATCCAACGCTCTCGTCACGTCGGTCGCCTATCAGCCGGTCGCCGCCGTTGCCGGATCGATCGCTGCAATCTTCGTCGTCTTCGCCTTCGCCGGTCGGCAGGCGGCGTCGGCGATCCGCCTGCTTCTCTTCGGCACCGCCGTCGCCGCCGTTTTGAAATCGCTGACGGTCATCGCCATGCTGGTCGGTCCGGTCTATCAGGCGGGGCAGGCCGCCCGCTGGATCGCCGGCGCGGTCAACGAGATAAACTGGAACGAAATCCGCATCACCGCTATCGGCATGCTTCCGCTCGGGCTCATCGTGCTGATCGTGGCGCGCAGACTGCCGCCGGCCGATCTCGACGAGATATCGGCGAGAAGCGTCGGCCTCGATCTGCCGCGCTTCCGCATCCAGATCTTCGTTCTGGCCGCGGCCATTACCGCGCTTTCGGCTGCTTTCGTCGGCGGTGTCGGCTTCATCGGCCTGATGGCGCCGCATCTCGCGCGCCGGCTGATCGGGCGGACCGTCCATTTCGGCCTGGTCGGCAGCTTCTTCATCGGCGCCGCGATGCTGGT contains:
- a CDS encoding AraC family transcriptional regulator; its protein translation is MTEDSAQPFSFRFHGSSFDNMVETLGGAFGAFDAEPVGRAKDFHWGLDFSVTDSAVLLTGYHEAEFQFNIEPTPSTAEYLSLVVPRRGGMGVTYGPRKAEAGQGKLLLYNNFEPDSVLMHGEGNVIDELLINWPVILQTIGQTFEMPFSGSLDLLPELDLSTPVGRTIGNLTETIIIGMRDDGPLLQSPIAMAHMTQALADLIVRMVPHRLSHFLERGPALIAPKHVRRAIEFMQANIDQPITMLKVAEAAGVSSRALETGFRAFKGTSPAAYLLTLRLRATRQDLLDPESKETMKAICLKWGFFHFGRFSSVYKATYGEYPSDTRKRVSRR
- a CDS encoding ABC transporter substrate-binding protein yields the protein MRTKSILLAVFAVLLSFIAVGAASAREVTHAMGVTEVPDAPKRIVVLTNEGTEALLSIGITPVGAVRSWLGKPWYDHIARQMDGVTVVGDESAVNLELIASLEPDLILGTKFRQEKIYSQLSAIAPTVLSERIRSDWKGNMKLYATAVGKLPEADAAFKAYDDRVAAISKALGDKKAEKISLVRFMPGRTRILLKDTFAGNILSQVGFSRPANQDRMEFADEVTKERTPEFDGDRLFYLVYDTGDGETAAAAADWTSDPLWKNLAVVKAGKVEAVSDAVWNTAGGIIAANLMLDDIEKIYGLPASR
- a CDS encoding aldo/keto reductase, which encodes MKTRHWDRRGDGGLTFTELGFGTAPLGNLYRAITDEEAAMVLDAAWRCGIRYFDTAPLYGLGLAERRVGRFLAAKQRDDFVVSTKVGRILQVCRPEERTGIGKFFDTPSRREVFDYSYDGVMRSFEASFERTGLDSFDILFVHDLDVFNHGTQAACDHYVEQFMNGGYQAMTALRDQGVVKAIGGGINEWEMCQTLAERGDFDLFLLAGRYTLLEQEALESFLPMCVARNIGIVLGGPYNSGILATGPIAGAQYNYSDAPSHILDKVRRIEQVCLKYNVALPDAALNFPFFHPAIVSVIPGGQSIDQVASNDRARKRHIPFELWEDLKSLGLMRGDAPVGE
- a CDS encoding FdhF/YdeP family oxidoreductase, whose amino-acid sequence is MDTKFIGKKSAAAGGWGALKSCGKQLLQSGMPISGARTMLKANQPDGFDCPGCAWGDPEHGSSFEFCENGVKAVAWEATEKRATPAFFADNTVSQLRQLTDYELELNGRLTHPMRYDAASDRYLPVAWEDAFAEIGAILKALDNPNRAEFYTSGRASNEAAFLYQLFVRVYGTNNFPDCSNMCHEASGIAMRQAVGVGKGTVLLEDFEEADAIFVIGQNPGTNHPRMLGDLRRAALRGARIVVFNPIRERGLERFSDPQDKLEMLRGGSTDIASLYLQPQLGGDMAAVRGMAKAVLAAENEAVAAGLPSVLDHAFLTEHCAGFAEYRAAVEATSWADIEDQSGLRRQEIKRAADVYINAERVICTWAMGVTQHLHSVATIREIANFMFLRGNIGRPGAGLCPVRGHSNVQGDRTVGINEKPSDDFLDALEKHFGFAVPREHGHNVVAAIGAMLDGSAEAFIGLGGNFARATPDSALVEKALRGLKLTVHIATKPNHSHLIPGEAAFILPCLGRTEMDLNAAGNSQLVSVEDSMSMVHGSAGINRPASPHLLSEVAIIAGIAQATVGTSVVDWAELADDYDRIRDHIEATIPGFENYNARLRKPRGFHLRNSAAHREWQTPAGKASFSCQPLPEETVHQRARKGAGRFALQTFRSHDQYNTTVYGLNDRYRGVYGERQVIFIHPADLEAMTAKPGDRVDVIGGHDEGIERIARDFRFVPYDIPRGSIAGYYPELNVLVPLGSAGEESDTPTSKSIMVSFRKRDAA
- a CDS encoding diguanylate cyclase, with product MIGELHGREGGSNAVNGIWTQFGGNLSFVSLAMSLWALFSIQFQRRSFTQEKIAFGMIAGGASIGSILLAIEFHPGIYIDLRFSPLALAGMFGGPIAAAFAASLAIAFRFAVGGAAMVDGIVTIALATGIGVAGHFWTRKRSPGFTEVVLLSLALGGVLVATMALLPTLVTAHVLAGVGFPLTAFNCLATVLGGFVLLKTQQWELERSILVTAFSQSPDYLYVKDRNSRFITVNENMTRLFRFRTTAEMTGLSDFNLMSPPLAEELYHLEQQVMETGTPLIDSIERIEGRFLLASKVPLRDKQGRIIGLAGVTRDVTERTALERELRESKNLLSHAMANMSDGIAMYDRKGFLVFCNDQYRTAFPLSGDARVVGAHISDILRRVVETGERPAIAEGDPEEWIKTATALLHSNKDEEVQLYNGDWRSIRTRIAGDGTAMAVVSDITATKQAEIALRLSAEQLKNLAETDGLTGMVNRRAFDEAFARETAGGARKNTPFSLLMVDIDRFKAYNDTYGHPAGDQCLRVVSKCLRQSVSRPADIVARYGGEEFAVFLPDTSAKGAMIVAEQFARRLAEENIIHSGSEFGRVTASIGISCATGATLRTSPNRLLVEADAALYEAKTQGRNRILAHSRENGHALKEAG
- a CDS encoding FecCD family ABC transporter permease, whose protein sequence is MRPIAISPSSRPVISLTIALWAMLAVVVVASVALGYRQYSPAAMWHAIFSFDGSESAVVITTLRIPRALLAPLVGAALGVAGVLTQTLARNRIASPDTLGINGGAALAVVASSVWFGVGSIAGMSVAAISGALATSLLVFGIAASSGGFSPIRIVLVGVTVGGLGYSIVQIILTTNEAQLKELLFWLTGSFADRPIAFALGGAPVVLVGLAVAWMLAQPLDALQADDTTAANLGVPLAVIRWAGFVTISLLTGASVCMAGPVGFVGFVVPHVARRFVGLSHRRLIVTSALIGAIYATAADILARFIIYPAEAPVGAITSTIGGVVLLVLLKRRAA
- a CDS encoding FecCD family ABC transporter permease, giving the protein MTSSAGSSAVSRAPLTLAGIILLFMALALTGIAFGSTWIPLAQVWDVLLGADIRGKTVIILQFRLPRVVIAALAGGGFAVAGYLLQRVTRNDLASPGILGVVDGAALAVVCFLAALSNESNALVTSVAYQPVAAVAGSIAAIFVVFAFAGRQAASAIRLLLFGTAVAAVLKSLTVIAMLVGPVYQAGQAARWIAGAVNEINWNEIRITAIGMLPLGLIVLIVARRLPPADLDEISARSVGLDLPRFRIQIFVLAAAITALSAAFVGGVGFIGLMAPHLARRLIGRTVHFGLVGSFFIGAAMLVGADLLVRVLFSPTEVPAGTVPAVIGAPYFLYLLMRNQDHD